The Pelodiscus sinensis isolate JC-2024 chromosome 30, ASM4963464v1, whole genome shotgun sequence genome has a window encoding:
- the LOC102445267 gene encoding olfactory receptor 11G2-like has translation MNPANGTAPVTQFLLLGFPSLGRQSRELLCALLSLAYAATVVGNFCIVWAVLQDPRLQRLPMYILLGSFSWLEICYVTATAPRMLCDLLHPGLPISFHACFLQFYFFFSTGATECLLLAAMGLDRYLAICQPLRYPVLMSPPLCWTMVASCWLTGFLWYIAPISLMSRLSFCSPYTLDHFVCDPAPLWAATCSPAPRTEQFYSTMSSLMIVTTFLSILASYGLVIRAVLRLPSGAGRHKAFSTCTSHLAVVGLFWGSIMVTYVIPTASGTSGKVVTLFYTVGTPLLNPLIYSLRNKEMKEALRRTLLGER, from the coding sequence ATGAATCCGGCCAATGGCACCGCCCCAGTGACCCAGTTCCTGCTGCTGGGTTTCCCCTCCCTGGGCCGGCAGAGCCGGGAGCTCCTCTGTGCCCTGCTCTCCTTGGCCTACGCTGCCACCGTGGTGGGGAACTTCTGCATCGTGTGGGCCGTGCTGCAGGACCCCCGCCTCCAGCGCCTGCCCATGTACATCCTGCTGGGGAGCTTCTCCTGGCTGGAGATCTGCTACGTCACCGCCACTGCGCCCCGGATGCTCTGCGACCTGCTGCACCCCGGCCTCCCCATCTCCTTCCACgcctgcttcctgcagttctACTTCTTCTTCTCCACGGGGGCCACTGAATGCCTCCTCCTCGCGGCCATGGGTCTGGACCGGTACCTGGCCATCTGTCAGCCCCTGCGCTACCCTGTCCTCATGTCCCCTCCACTCTGCTGGACCATGGTCGCCTCCTGCTGGCTCACTGGCTTCCTGTGGTACATAGCGCCCATCAGCCTCATGTCCCGGCTCTCCTTCTGCAGCCCCTACACCCTGGACCATTTTGTCTGTGACCCGGCCCCATTGTGGGCGGCCACCTGCTCCCCGGCTCCCCGGACTGAACAATTCTACTCCACCATGAGCTCCCTCATGATCGTCACCACTTTCCTCTCCATCCTGGCCTCCTACGGGCTCGTTATCAGGGCCGTGCTGAGGCTGCCCTCAGGGGCCGGGCGGCAcaaggccttctccacctgcacctcccacctggctgttgtggGCCTCTTCTGGGGCTCCATCATGGTCACCTACGTCATCCCGACGGCCTCCGGGACCAGCGGGAAGGTGGTGACGCTGTTCTACACAGTGGGGACCCCGCTGCTCAACCCGctgatctacagcctgaggaacaaggagatgAAGGAGGCTCTGAGGAGGACCCTGCTGGGGGAGCGTTAG